TGTATGTCCTCTTATAAAGAAAAGGGCAATCTACACGCTGTAATTGCCCTTCTCCTCGTTTCCTCTTATTTTACTAATTCTTTTACCTTCGCTCTCTTACCTACGCGGTCTCTTAAGTAGTTCAGTTTCGCTCTTCTTACTTTACCTCTTCTGACTACCTCAACCTTCTCTACGTTGGGAGAGTGCAGCGGCCAGGTCTTCTCAACCCCGATGCCGTTGGAGTTCTTTCTTACGGTAAATGTAGTTCTGGAACCGCCGCCCTGCTTCTTAAGGACTGTTCCTTCGAAAACCTGGATTCTCTCACGGTTTCCTTCTTTGATCTTACCATACACCTTAACGGTATCGCCAACGCGAAACTCCGGCGCGTTCTCTTTCAGCTGTTCTGCTTCCAGATTCTTGATGATTTCGTTCATAATGTGTGACCTCCTTGATTGATCAGACGTTCTTAATACCATACGTACCAGAGGACCATCCATATTTCTTCACAACACGCTATATTTTAGCACACCCATCCGGGAAATGCAAGGAAAATTTACGCTTTCCCGGTTTCTTCAAGGATCTTGCGGGCAAGCGTTCTCTCTTCTTCTGTAAGATCTGCCCGGGCAAGAAGATCCGGCCGGTTTTTTGCCGTTCGGATGACGGACTCCCGCCGCCGCCATTTCTCAATATTGGCGTGATGTCCCGAAAGCAGCACTTCCGGCACCTGCTTGCCGTGCCACACCTCCGGCCTGGAATACTGAGGGTATTCCAGGAGGTTGTCCTGGAAACTCTCGAACTCTGCGGACACGTCGTTATGGAGCACCCCGGGCACCAGCCGGGAGATGGCGTCCACCATAATCATGGCCGGCAGTTCGCCGCCGGTGAGCACGTAATCGCCGATGGACACATAATCCGTGACGATCTCTTCCAGCACCCGCTCGTCGATGCCCTCATAATGGCCGCACAGGAAGACCAGTTCTTCTTCCTCTGCCAGTTCTTGGGCCATTTTCTGATGGAAGGTCTCCCCC
This window of the Massilistercora timonensis genome carries:
- the rplS gene encoding 50S ribosomal protein L19, with amino-acid sequence MNEIIKNLEAEQLKENAPEFRVGDTVKVYGKIKEGNRERIQVFEGTVLKKQGGGSRTTFTVRKNSNGIGVEKTWPLHSPNVEKVEVVRRGKVRRAKLNYLRDRVGKRAKVKELVK
- the trmD gene encoding tRNA (guanosine(37)-N1)-methyltransferase TrmD, with the translated sequence MQFYIMTLFPEMVMNGLNTSITGRAIQKGLLSVEAVNIRDYAFNKHNSVDDYPYGGGAGMLMQAEPVYQCYHALEERIGKRPRVVYLSPQGETFHQKMAQELAEEEELVFLCGHYEGIDERVLEEIVTDYVSIGDYVLTGGELPAMIMVDAISRLVPGVLHNDVSAEFESFQDNLLEYPQYSRPEVWHGKQVPEVLLSGHHANIEKWRRRESVIRTAKNRPDLLARADLTEEERTLARKILEETGKA